In one window of Rhodopirellula bahusiensis DNA:
- a CDS encoding VOC family protein → MSTTPLFKKLDHIAIVVRDTDEALAFYRDQLGLPVVIDEHIESGNVRLTHLDMGNLHLQLVQPLTDDHPLIEHLNQKGEGLHHLCFETEDVRQTFAELPGRGMAPKSETPHDGVLGKKAGFIDPAKTRGVIWEMTGPQ, encoded by the coding sequence GTGTCGACGACACCACTGTTCAAGAAGCTCGATCATATCGCCATCGTGGTCCGCGACACCGATGAGGCACTCGCTTTCTACCGCGACCAACTGGGGCTGCCCGTTGTCATCGACGAACACATTGAGTCAGGTAACGTTCGGTTGACCCACTTGGACATGGGCAACCTGCATTTACAACTCGTCCAACCACTGACAGACGACCATCCGCTAATCGAACATCTAAATCAAAAAGGCGAGGGGCTTCATCACCTTTGCTTCGAAACCGAGGATGTCCGTCAAACCTTCGCGGAACTGCCGGGCCGCGGAATGGCACCCAAAAGCGAAACGCCTCACGATGGCGTGCTTGGAAAGAAGGCTGGCTTCATCGATCCAGCCAAAACTCGCGGCGTGATCTGGGAAATGACCGGCCCTCAGTAG
- a CDS encoding four-carbon acid sugar kinase family protein, which yields MNSPSNLFYILTNSRALTEPDAIQLASQIGENLTEAARRTDQRIVVVSRSDSTLRGHYPAEVDAIAAAVGTPDAVHVIAPFFLQGGRFTINDVHYVAEDDGLVPAAETPFAQDAAFGFSNSDLKEWVVEKHGGKIDPNQIVSIGLNELRSPDLTPLQDRLTSLSPGSVCIVNAASMRDIEAFVFAAQSAEQKGQTFVYRTAASFVQAFAGLEPRELLSADEMVDGDSETGLIVVGSYVPKTTQQLACLLENEPELKSVVLDVDQLLSDDSESYIQEIVQEVSIGLQRSNVVLSSSRKLVTGNDAASSLSIGSRVSDALVSVVERLTQRPRFLIAKGGITSSDVATKGLRAKHAMVLGQILPGVPVWKMPSDSHFPGIAYVVFPGNVGGSDALLHAFQKLKA from the coding sequence TTGAATTCGCCATCGAACCTGTTCTACATCCTCACCAATTCACGTGCGTTGACCGAACCCGATGCAATTCAATTGGCCTCGCAAATTGGTGAGAACCTGACCGAAGCTGCTCGCCGAACTGATCAACGGATTGTCGTCGTCAGCCGAAGCGATTCGACACTTCGTGGCCACTACCCCGCGGAAGTCGACGCGATTGCTGCCGCCGTTGGGACACCTGATGCCGTTCACGTGATTGCCCCGTTCTTCCTGCAAGGCGGTCGTTTCACGATCAACGACGTTCACTATGTCGCTGAAGATGATGGTTTGGTTCCCGCGGCAGAGACGCCATTTGCCCAGGACGCTGCGTTCGGATTTTCAAACAGCGATCTGAAAGAATGGGTTGTCGAAAAGCACGGCGGAAAGATCGATCCAAATCAGATTGTTTCTATCGGGTTGAACGAACTGCGTTCGCCCGACCTGACGCCGCTTCAAGATCGGTTGACCAGCCTGTCTCCAGGATCAGTTTGCATCGTCAACGCGGCCTCGATGCGAGACATCGAAGCCTTCGTTTTTGCAGCTCAATCTGCCGAACAGAAAGGACAAACGTTCGTCTATCGGACTGCCGCAAGCTTCGTTCAAGCCTTCGCTGGGTTGGAACCAAGAGAACTGCTGAGCGCAGATGAGATGGTCGACGGCGATTCGGAAACCGGATTGATCGTCGTTGGTTCGTACGTCCCCAAGACAACTCAACAACTCGCCTGTTTGCTCGAGAATGAACCGGAACTGAAGTCCGTCGTTTTGGATGTCGACCAATTGCTATCCGATGATAGTGAATCGTACATCCAAGAAATTGTTCAAGAAGTGAGCATTGGATTGCAACGATCCAACGTCGTTCTCTCCTCGTCGCGAAAATTGGTGACCGGGAATGACGCCGCGTCCAGCTTATCAATTGGCAGTCGAGTTTCAGACGCTCTAGTTTCCGTGGTCGAGAGACTCACTCAGCGTCCTCGATTCCTGATCGCAAAAGGCGGAATCACTTCCAGCGATGTCGCGACCAAGGGTTTGCGAGCGAAACACGCGATGGTGCTCGGGCAAATTTTGCCTGGTGTACCAGTGTGGAAGATGCCGTCCGACAGCCACTTCCCTGGTATCGCTTACGTCGTCTTCCCTGGCAACGTCGGCGGCAGCGACGCGTTGCTGCATGCCTTTCAAAAACTCAAAGCCTGA
- a CDS encoding cyclase family protein, translating into MKVIDLTLRLEPGMRGFESESKFTLAENGWNASTLHLYSHCGTHMDAPLHFEASDQTIDEIPLQDCIGNAWLVDLAHLPPKTPIEVSHLGELANRFPPGDALLLRTMWSQHVSDPTYYRDNFQPISPGLARWMVDRKVRLVGVEPPSVADVNNLPAVTEIHQILLGGNVIIVEGLTNLDAITEPNCLFGAMPLKVAGGDGAPCRAFALLNCPIEA; encoded by the coding sequence ATGAAAGTCATCGACCTGACACTGCGTCTCGAACCGGGAATGCGCGGGTTCGAATCGGAGAGCAAATTCACATTGGCCGAGAACGGTTGGAACGCGAGCACGCTGCATCTGTATTCGCACTGCGGGACGCACATGGATGCACCGCTCCACTTTGAAGCGAGCGACCAAACCATCGATGAGATCCCGCTGCAAGATTGCATCGGTAACGCTTGGTTGGTGGATCTCGCCCACCTTCCACCAAAAACTCCGATCGAAGTATCGCACCTAGGTGAACTCGCCAATCGTTTTCCCCCCGGAGACGCGTTGTTGCTGCGGACGATGTGGAGTCAGCATGTCAGTGACCCGACCTATTATCGGGACAACTTTCAGCCGATCAGTCCGGGCCTGGCTCGTTGGATGGTGGACCGAAAAGTTCGCTTGGTGGGCGTTGAACCTCCATCCGTCGCGGATGTCAACAATCTTCCAGCGGTCACGGAAATCCATCAAATCCTGCTCGGCGGAAATGTGATCATCGTCGAAGGCTTGACCAATCTGGATGCAATCACGGAACCAAATTGTTTGTTCGGTGCCATGCCGCTCAAGGTTGCGGGTGGAGATGGAGCGCCCTGCCGAGCGTTTGCTTTGCTGAATTGCCCCATCGAAGCTTGA
- a CDS encoding Gfo/Idh/MocA family protein, giving the protein MNANYEGNRLRGAVIGAGYFSQFHYDAWNRMDNVEIVACCDVDVDKAHEVAKKYSVSSVHSDYRQMLDEHELDFVDIITRPDTHLRLVDEISQRGHAIICQKPLAPTVEEARELVALTEERGIRFMVHENFRFQPWYREMKRLMNEGVIGSRLHSLSFRNRAGDGHGADAYLARQPYFQTMEKFLIFEAGIHTIDTFRYLGGEIDQTWCWHRQLNPAIAGEDTAVGVFRFHDGAMGLYDANRFNESTAKNPRYTFGEVLLEGDEGSIRLHDDGRLTIQRLGESENEHSYSPSQHGFAGDCVFATQRHFIDQLQSGEPFETDGPSYLKSLAVQEAMYDSSRSGSWETPKV; this is encoded by the coding sequence ATGAACGCAAATTACGAGGGTAATCGACTCCGAGGCGCGGTGATCGGCGCCGGCTACTTCAGCCAGTTCCACTACGATGCCTGGAACCGGATGGACAACGTCGAGATCGTTGCGTGTTGCGATGTTGACGTCGACAAAGCCCATGAAGTTGCAAAGAAGTACTCCGTCAGTTCAGTCCATTCGGACTACCGACAGATGCTCGATGAACACGAACTGGATTTTGTTGACATCATCACACGTCCGGACACTCATCTTCGGTTGGTCGACGAGATATCGCAGCGTGGTCATGCGATCATTTGCCAAAAGCCACTCGCACCGACGGTCGAGGAAGCCCGCGAATTGGTCGCGCTGACGGAAGAACGTGGAATCCGCTTCATGGTTCACGAGAACTTCCGATTCCAGCCTTGGTATCGCGAAATGAAACGGCTGATGAACGAGGGTGTCATTGGCAGTCGCTTGCATTCACTTTCGTTCCGCAACCGGGCCGGTGATGGACATGGGGCGGATGCGTATCTCGCTCGCCAACCCTACTTTCAAACGATGGAAAAGTTCCTGATTTTTGAGGCTGGCATCCACACGATCGATACGTTTCGATATCTCGGAGGCGAGATCGATCAGACTTGGTGTTGGCATCGCCAGCTTAACCCTGCCATCGCAGGCGAGGACACCGCGGTGGGTGTCTTTCGCTTTCACGATGGTGCGATGGGACTGTACGACGCCAATCGGTTCAATGAATCAACGGCCAAGAATCCTCGATACACCTTCGGCGAGGTTTTGCTGGAAGGCGACGAAGGATCCATTCGCCTTCATGATGACGGTCGCCTGACAATTCAGCGTTTGGGTGAATCCGAAAATGAGCATTCTTATTCGCCCAGCCAACATGGTTTCGCTGGAGACTGCGTTTTCGCGACCCAACGACACTTCATCGATCAACTGCAAAGCGGCGAGCCTTTCGAGACGGACGGCCCGAGCTACCTGAAGAGTCTAGCGGTCCAGGAAGCGATGTATGATTCGTCCCGATCGGGATCGTGGGAGACGCCAAAAGTATGA
- a CDS encoding MFS transporter, producing the protein MPTRFFLILGAFMLSVLMWVDRACISAAKEDMATDLGFSDQQMGWVMSAFALGYALFQVPSGKLADRFGPRRVMTVVCLIWSAFTVLTGVVRGLTAMIGLRFLFGMGEAGGYPTLARAFTSWLPMNERGITNSISFSGGRLGAALAMPGVVWLIGALGGWQQTFWFFGALGIVFAFVWFLLFRDLPEDHFAVSESEAAHIIDSRSPKRSGTTTEVAEAPIRFTQMLRSSNMLMLMVQYVAHNFTFFFTVSWFFPYLKEQYSLTSQQTGLYAAAPLLCGVVGNWLAGFTVDRLYSRGQWKLSRRLPAAIGFALGAIGMSLCVNMTTPMSAVICMCIAIFGSDMILSPSWSTCMDIGGKSAGAVSGAMNMVGNLGAFATSLSFPYLVAHFNAHEPFFYSAAALNVVAIFMWFRISPDRSIAEELNTSSPVAGATP; encoded by the coding sequence ATGCCCACACGCTTCTTTCTGATCCTCGGCGCGTTCATGTTGTCCGTGCTGATGTGGGTGGATCGAGCTTGTATCTCGGCGGCCAAAGAAGACATGGCGACCGATCTGGGATTTTCGGATCAACAGATGGGTTGGGTCATGTCGGCCTTCGCGTTGGGTTACGCACTCTTCCAAGTCCCCAGCGGCAAATTGGCCGATCGATTTGGACCGCGGCGAGTGATGACGGTTGTCTGCCTGATTTGGTCAGCGTTCACGGTTCTGACGGGAGTTGTCCGGGGCCTGACGGCCATGATTGGATTGCGATTTTTGTTCGGTATGGGCGAGGCCGGCGGCTACCCGACCCTGGCTCGAGCATTCACGTCGTGGCTGCCCATGAATGAAAGAGGGATCACCAACTCGATCAGCTTTTCCGGCGGCAGACTGGGGGCGGCACTCGCGATGCCCGGAGTGGTCTGGTTGATCGGCGCTCTCGGTGGGTGGCAACAAACATTTTGGTTCTTCGGCGCACTGGGAATCGTGTTTGCGTTCGTTTGGTTCCTGCTCTTTCGTGACCTTCCCGAGGACCACTTCGCTGTTTCCGAATCGGAAGCGGCCCACATCATCGATTCGAGATCACCCAAACGGTCCGGCACGACCACTGAGGTCGCGGAAGCCCCCATCCGATTCACGCAAATGTTGCGGTCGAGCAACATGCTGATGCTGATGGTCCAGTACGTCGCCCACAACTTCACGTTCTTCTTCACCGTCAGTTGGTTCTTCCCTTACCTAAAGGAACAGTACTCTTTGACCAGCCAGCAAACCGGGCTCTATGCCGCGGCGCCGTTGCTGTGCGGAGTGGTTGGGAACTGGCTGGCTGGCTTCACCGTCGATCGGCTCTACAGTCGTGGCCAATGGAAACTCTCTCGGCGATTGCCAGCCGCGATCGGTTTCGCTTTGGGTGCGATCGGGATGAGCTTGTGCGTAAACATGACCACACCCATGTCCGCAGTGATTTGCATGTGCATCGCGATCTTCGGCAGTGACATGATCCTCAGCCCATCTTGGTCAACTTGCATGGACATTGGTGGCAAGAGCGCCGGTGCGGTCAGCGGAGCCATGAACATGGTCGGAAACCTGGGCGCGTTCGCAACTTCATTGTCGTTCCCCTATTTGGTCGCCCACTTCAATGCACACGAGCCGTTCTTCTACTCCGCCGCGGCCCTGAACGTGGTGGCGATCTTCATGTGGTTCCGTATTTCTCCTGATCGTTCCATCGCGGAAGAGCTGAACACCTCGTCGCCAGTAGCGGGAGCCACTCCATGA